One Diospyros lotus cultivar Yz01 chromosome 1, ASM1463336v1, whole genome shotgun sequence genomic window carries:
- the LOC127813196 gene encoding uncharacterized protein LOC127813196: MGMKLFDGSDGSDGEDAPKIEINKEFARRYEHNKKREDLQRLEELKKKGVVEDSSGSDSNGSDDDESAGDQLVSSTKDLEFFRALIKVKNQDPELKNKEAKLFESEDEEEEGNENVVEERKRDNTKKPKYLKDVASRHLIEEGPEFEDEEEGLEFEDEDDEGKKVKSYSEEQEEMRREFFDAVEELQADDGGELIKVKERSIGDEMEDGTGEVDKKLDEYFGQDDNLDENELFLKDYFRNRMWLDNDKGDKGLDDVVSGFLEDEEEIEKQEDYEREFNFRFEENAGDRVLGHSRFVEGSVRKKTNARKVQRKSKEERMAQAEFERKEELKHLKNLKKKEMKEKLKKIRETAGIGEDRACLLNVDDLEEDFDPDEYDRKMKAAFNDDYYDADDADPHFQSDSDEYDGNLEKPDFDKEDELLGLPKGWDDVPNTADGFLAVREKNLKRRAENKDMHEQVEEDKEVPEEGKRKKNRKMSNLEKDVLDKELEEYYKLDYEDTIGDLKTRFKYKEVGTKRYGLTAEEILMMDDKELNQYVSLKKLAPYREQEWKVPRHKRYEQKQRNKLLLQGEALTDQKTGKKNEKVDDKKSIRKAKENEKMQAEESNGGESNLSRHSRRRHRQAELKLTQSRLMAYGKIPSKSKKKKKH, encoded by the coding sequence ATGGGGATGAAGCTATTTGATGGCAGTGACGGTTCGGACGGAGAAGACGCACCAAAGATCGAAATCAACAAAGAGTTCGCTCGGCGTTACGAGCACAACAAAAAGCGAGAGGATCTGCAGAGGCTCGAAGAGCTGAAGAAGAAAGGCGTCGTCGAAGATTCGTCCGGTAGCGACTCCAACGGGTCCGACGACGACGAGTCGGCCGGAGACCAGCTCGTTAGTTCGACGAAAGATTTGGAGTTCTTTAGAGCGTTGATTAAGGTCAAGAACCAAGACCCCGAACTCAAAAACAAGGAGGCCAAGCTATTTGAGTCGGAGGATGAGGAAGAGGAAGGAAACGAAAATGTGgtagaggaaagaaaaagggaTAACACAAAGAAGCCAAAGTATTTGAAGGATGTGGCCTCGAGGCACTTGATTGAGGAGGGGCCGGAATTTGAAGATGAGGAAGAGGGTTTGGAGTTTGAAGATGAGGATGATGagggaaagaaagtaaagaGCTATTCGGAGGAGCAGGAGGAGATGAGGAGGGAGTTCTTCGATGCGGTGGAGGAGTTACAGGCTGATGATGGGGGGGAATTGATTAAGGTGAAGGAGAGGAGTATTGGAGATGAGATGGAGGACGGTACTGGAGAGGTTGATAAGAAGTTGGAtgagtattttggccaagatgaTAATTTGGATGAGAATGAATTGTTTTTGAAGGATTATTTCAGGAACAGGATGTGGCTTGACAATGATAAGGGAGACAAGGGATTGGATGACGTGGTTTCGGGGTTTTTGGAAGATGAGGAGGAGATTGAGAAGCAAGAGGATTATGAGAGAGAGTTTAACTTTAGGTTTGAGGAGAATGCAGGGGATAGGGTGTTGGGCCATTCACGGTTTGTAGAGGGATCAGTGAGAAAGAAGACAAATGCACGGAAGGTGCAGAGGAAGAGCAAGGAGGAGAGGATGGCACAGGCGGAGTTTGAGAGAAAGGAGGAGCTGAAGCATTTGaagaatttgaagaagaaagagatgaaagaGAAGCTTAAAAAGATTCGAGAGACTGCAGGTATTGGTGAAGACAGGGCTTGTTTGTTAAATGTGGATGATCTAGAGGAGGATTTTGATCCAGATGAGTATGATAGAAAGATGAAAGCAGCATTTAATGACGATTACTATGATGCGGATGATGCTGACCCCCACTTCCAGAGTGATAGCGATGAATATGATGGAAATTTAGAAAAACCAGATTTTGATAAAGAAGATGAGTTGCTTGGTCTTCCGAAAGGGTGGGATGATGTGCCTAACACTGCAGATGGGTTCTTGGCTGTTagggagaaaaatttgaaacgCAGGGCAGAAAATAAAGATATGCATGAACAGgtagaagaagacaaagaagtGCCTGAAGAGGGTAAacgaaagaaaaataggaaaatgtcTAATCTGGAGAAGGACGTTCTTGATAAGGAGTTGGAGGAATACTATAAATTGGACTACGAGGACACAATAGGAGACTTAAAGACAAGATTTAAGTACAAGGAAGTTGGGACTAAAAGATATGGGCTCACTGCTGAGGAGATTTTAATGATGGATGATAAGGAGTTAAATCAGTATGTTTCCCTGAAGAAGCTTGCTCCTTACAGGGAACAGGAATGGAAGGTGCCCAGGCATAAGAGATACGAACAAAAACAGAGGAATAAGTTGCTTCTTCAGGGAGAAGCATTGACTGACCAGAAAACTGGTAAGAAGAATGAGAAAGTTGATGATAAGAAATCAAttagaaaggcaaaggaaaatgaaaaaatgcaAGCAGAGGAATCAAATGGTGGTGAGAGCAATCTATCCAGGCATAGCAGGAGAAGACATCGTCAAGCTGAACTTAAACTAACACAATCAAGGCTTATGGCATACGGGAAAATTCCTTCCAAAtctaaaaagaagaagaagcactga